One genomic window of Centroberyx gerrardi isolate f3 chromosome 15, fCenGer3.hap1.cur.20231027, whole genome shotgun sequence includes the following:
- the sf3b5 gene encoding splicing factor 3B subunit 5 — translation MTDRYNIHSQLEHLQSKYIGTGHADTSKWEWLVNQHRDSYCSYMGHFDLLNYFSIAENESKARVRFNLMEKMLQPCGPPADKPDDA, via the coding sequence ATGACAGACAGATACAACATCCACAGTCAGCTGGAGCATCTCCAGTCCAAGTACATTGGGACAGGCCATGCCGACACCAGCAAGTGGGAATGGCTGGTCAACCAGCACAGAGACTCTTACTGCTCCTACATGGGACATTTCGACCTTCTCAACTACTTCTCCATCGCTGAGAACGAGAGCAAGGCGCGTGTCCGCTTCAATCTGATGGAGAAGATGCTGCAACCATGTGGGCCGCCGGCAGACAAACCTGATGATGCCTAG